DNA from Desulfuromonas sp. AOP6:
CGCGGTACTCCTGCAGCTTGGCCTCGAATTTTTCAAAGAGGGTGAAGGCGTCGGCGGTGCTGCCGGCAAAACCGGCCAGAATCTGCTCGTTGTACATGCGTCGGATTTTGCGGGCGCCGTGTTTCATGACGGTATTGCCCAGGGTCACCTGCCCGTCGCCGGCGAGGGCGACGTCACCGTCTTTTCTGACACAGACAATCGTTGTTCCGCGAAACATGGGGTCTCCTTTGCACCAGGGCTCCAGTAAGGTTTTCTCACAGGAGAAAATAGCGCGAATATAACACAGAGGCCAGGGCAAAAAAAGAAAAATGCCCCCACAGACCCCATCGCAAAGGCGTATGAAGACTGCGGCGGCAGCATGTTTGTCGTCATCAGCGAGGAAAGGTCAGGGTGGCTGTGGTGCCGATCCCCGGCCGGCTCTCGATCTGGATTGTCCCCTGATGGGCCTGGACAAATTCCCGCGCGTAGTGAAGGCCCAGGCCGAATCCCCGGATCTGACCGGCGTGGGACGGGTCCACCTGGTAGAATTTTTCAAAAATTTTGGGCAGATTCTCCCGGGATATCCCCTCGCCATTGTCCACGATTTTCAACACCAGCTGGTCGGGTCCTGCTTGACCGCTCAGGGTGATGGCCCCTCCCGTTGCCGTGAATTTTATGGCGTTATCCAGCAGGGCCCGGATGGCGAAAATAAGCCGCTCCCGATCCAGTTCCATGTCGGGGAAGTCACCCTCAATATGTTCGCTGAGGGCTATGCCTTTGCGCTGGGAAGCATACTTGAGCTGATGAAAGACACCCAGGGCCAGGTCTTTAAGGTTGCACCGCGTCAAAGTCGGCGGGCCATCCTGGAGAATGACATCGCTATAGGTAAGCAGATCCTGAATAAGGGTGGCCAGGTATTCCGACTCTTCCAGGATGAGGGTGAGCGTGTCGGAGAAACCGGGATCCGACTTGTCCAGTGAACCGTGAGCGAGGTTCTGGATGAACAGGGAGATGGCGGTGGCCGGTGTCTTGAGTTTGTGGGAGACCAGACCGAGAAAGTCGGACTTGAGCCGGTCCATGCGTTTGAGGTGAAGCAGCTCCTCCTTGAGAGCCTTTTTCTCCAGGACATTGTCCAAGGTAGTCTTGAGCTGCAGCATGTTGATCGGCTTGCTGATGAAATCATCGGCGTTGGCTTTAAGGGCCCGCAGGATGATGTTCTTCTCGCTGTAACCGGTCATGACCACGACGGCCTTGTTGGGATCTTTTTTCTTGATCGCTTCCAGCAGGTCAAGACCATTCATATTCGGCATCATGACGTCGGTCAGGATGACATCGACCTTTTCCCTCTCCAGAATATCCAGGGCCTCAAGGCCGTCGGCCGCCATGAAGACCTGGTATCCGTCCAGGACCATGGCACACATGTCCCGGATGACGCGTTCGTCATCGACGACCAGGATGCCGCGTCCGGCAGTTCCAGGATGGAAAGAGTGGCTTTTGCCTGAATCCACAGCCTTCTCCACGACTCGTTATTTCAAGGGAGGGGTGAAAAGGGCTAACAGTTCCACCGGTTCGCTGCCGTTGTTTTTGAGGCCATGGGCAACGCCCGACGGTGCCACGCAGCAGCTGCCAGCGCCGACGACGGTCTTTTTTTCACCCATGGTGCACAACGCCTCGCCGGAGAGGATATAAAACGTTTCGGTCTGCCCGTCATGGGTATGGGGGAAGATTTCGCCGCCGGGGGCAATTTCCCCTCGATGCACCGACAGGGCAGGATTGAGGGCGGCCGTGACCACGTCCCGCAGCGTGAAGCCGTCGTGCTTGGGGTGGGGGTAGCTCGCCTGTTCTCGCGTTTGTACAATAGTCCCTTGCATGGGGCTCTCCTGTGCAATGAGAGGGTGATTACTTCAAAGCCTCGGCCACCAGGGCCTCGACGTCATTAAGAGCCGCTTCCAGGTTTTCCGGTTGGCTGCCGCCAGCCTGGGCCAGGTCGGGACGGCCACCTCCCTTGCCACCGACCTTTTCGGCCAGGGCCTTTATAAGCTGGCCGGCATGGAGTCGCCCGCTGAGATCCTTGGTTACGGCGACCAGCAGATTGGCTTTGCCTTCGTAGTCGCAGCCCAAAGCCAGGACACCTGACTGTAGTTTGTCGCGCAATTGATCGGCGAGCTCCCGCAGGGTCTTGCCATCCATGGCGGCGACGCGGGTCGCCAGCAGCCTGACGCCAGCCACCTCTTTGACCTGCCCCAGAAGCTGGTCGGCTTGCCCTGACTGCAGGCGGCCCTGCAGGGATTCGAGTTCGCGCTCCAGCACTTTCTGCTGCTCCAGCAGCTTTTGTACCCGCTTGGCCAGCTGATCGCGGTTGCTCTTGACCAGAGTGGCCAGGCTGTCGAGATATTCCTCCTGCTGCTGGACGGCCTCCAGCGCTCGCGGACCGGTGACAGCCTCGATACGGCGCACTCCGGCGGCGATGCCGCTCTCCTGCAGAATCTTGAAGAGGCCGATGTCACCGGCGGCCTGGGCATGGGTGCCGCCGCACAGCTCCATGCTGAACTCGCCGACGCGGACCACGCGTACGGTGTCACCGTATTTCTCACCGAAGAGGGCGGTGGCACCAGCGGATACGGCCTCCTGGTGAGCCATCTCCCGGGTTTCGATTTTCTGGTTTTCGCGGATGCGGCGGTTGACCTCACGCTCGACCCGCAGGAGCTCATCTTTGCTCAGCGGGGAGAAGTGGATGAAGTCGAAGCGCAGTCGCTCGGGGGTGACGAGGGAGCCGGCCTGCTTGATGTGGTCGCCGAGGATGTCGACCAGCACGGCCTGCAGGATATGGGTGGCGGAGTGGTTAAGGGCCGTGGCCTGGCGGATGTCGCCGTCGACCTTGAGATCGGCGGCGTCGCCCTGGCGCAGGGTCCCCGAGAGGACGCGCACCTGATGAACGGTCAGTTCCGCTATCGGTTTGCGGGCGTCAAGGATCTGACCATGGCCCAGACCGGTGCTGATCTCGCCGCGGTCGCCCACCTGGCCGCCGGATTCGCCGTAGAAGGGGGTGACGCTGGTGATGATTTCCACTTCTTCCCCTTCCCGGGCTTCTTCAAGGCGCTGGCCGTCCTTGAGGATGGCCAGAATGGTACCGTAATCGGTGAGGGCACCGTAGCCGGTGAATTCGCAGCGCATCCCTTCTTCGACCAGTTGGCGGTAGATGGCCGCAATGGCTTCCTCGCCCGAGCCTTTCCAATGCTCCCGCGCCTTCTGCCGCTGTTTTTCCATGCAGGCTTCAAAACCTGCCTCATCGAGGGTGAAGTGTTCGGCTTCGACGATATCGGCGGTCAGATCAACAGGGAAGCCGAAGGTGTCGTAGAGTTGAAAGACGACGTCGCCGGGCAAGACGGTCGCGCCCTGTTTCTTCAGCTTCTCTACCGCCTCGTTGAGGATGCGCAGGCCGTTGTCGAGGGTCTGCATGAAGCGCTCCTCCTCGTTGAGGACGACCTTGGCGACATAGTCACGGCGCTCCGCCAGTTCGGGGTAGGCGCCCTGCATCTGCTCCATGACCCGCTGGGCGGTGCGGTAGAGCATGGGCTCCTGAAAGCCGAGCATCTTGGCGTGGCGCATGGCCCGGCGCATGATACGGCGCAGCACGTAGCCGCGTCCCTCGTTGCTGGGCAGCACCCCGTCGGCGATGAGAAAGGCGGTGGCTCGGCTGTGGTCAGCGATGACCCGCATGGAGACATCGTCGCTCGTGACGGCACCATAGCGTTTGCCGGCAAGGTCTTCGACGTAGGCGATGAGGGTGCGCAGCAGGTCGGTGTCGTAGTTGGATTTGACCCCCTGCATGACCGTGGTGATGCGCTCCAGACCCATGCCGGTGTCGACGGAAGGTTTCGGCAGGGGAGTGAGGGTGCCGTCGGCGCTGCGGTCGAACTGCATGAAGACGTTGTTCCAGATCTCCATGTAACGGTCGCAGTCGCAGCCCACGGCACAGTCGGGACTGCCGCAGCCGACTTCGGGGCCGTTGTCCCAGAAAATCTCGCTGCAGGGGCCGCAGGGGCCGGTGTCCCCCATGGACCAGAAGTTATCCTTCTCACCGAAACGATAGATGCGCTCCCGCGGTACACCTTCCTGCTCGTGCCAGATGTCGGCGGCCTCGTCATCATCGGTGAAGACGGTGACGTAGAGGCGGCTTTTGTCCAGCTTCAGGTCGACGGTGAGGAATTCCCAGGCGAAGGCGATGGCTTCTTTCTTGAAATAATCGCCGAAGGAGAAGTTGCCGAGCATTTCGAAGAAAGTGTGGTGGCGGGCGGTGCGGCCGACGTTTTCGAGGTCGTTGTGCTTGCCGCCGGCACGCACGCATTTCTGCGAGGAAGCGGCCCGCACGTAGGGGCGTTTCTCGCGGCCGAGAAAAAGATCCTTGAACTGGTTCATCCCGGCGTTGGTGAAGAGGAGGGTCGGATCGTTGTGGGGAACCAGGGAGGAGGAAGAGACCACCGTATGGCCGCGGTCCTCGAAAAACTTGAGAAAGCGGGCGCGAATGTCGTTGCCGGTTATCATGGAATCTGTCTTACCCTTTCTTTTGGACCGCGGCCATCACGTCGGTGAAGGTGAAGCCGCGGCGCATGAAATAATGAATCACCCGGCGACGCTGCCGGTCATCTGCGCTCTGGTAGTCAAACTGGGGGAAACGTCTGTCGAGCAGGTCTGTCAACAGCCCCATTTCATCGTGTTCCGTGCGGGCCGTCTCAAGAGCCTGGCGGGCCAGACCTTCCTCGATGCCGAGGCGCTGCAGTTCGAGGAGCAGGCGCTTGCCCGTCGCCCGCCCCTGGCTGAGCAGCAGGCGAGCCCGCTCTTCGGCAAAGCGTTCATCGTCGAGATAGCCCAACTGACGGCAGCGCTCCAGGCAGGCGGCGATGTCCTGCTCGGAGAATTCTTTGCGTCGCAGTTTCCCCCGCAGTTCCTCTTCGCTGCGCCCCCTTAAGGCCAGCAGCCGCAGGGCGGCGGCCATGGCCTCAGAACCGCTCAATTTCGATGGAATCCCCGGAGCCCTCGGCCGACTTCTCGCCCCCCCCTTTCTCAAAGGCGTCCCAGGTCAGGTCGGAGGTGCTGGAGATGCCCGAAAGCTTGAGTTTGAAATCGTCGGGATTGGAGCTCTGCCGCAGCGCTTCGTCGTAGGTGATGAGCTTGCGCTGCAGCAGTCCCATGAGGGACTGGTCGAAGGTCTGCATGCCGTAGGAAACGTAGCCCTGCTGAATGGTGTCCCGTAGCAGCTTCGTCTTTTCCTTGTCGTCGATGAGTTCGCGCACGCGGGCGGTGGAAACCATGACTTCCACGGCCGGCACTCGCCCTTTGCCGTCGGCCCGGGGGACCAGACGCTGGGAGACGACCCCCTTCAGAATCGCGGCCAACTGCAGGCGAATCTGTCGCTGCTGGTACGGGGGGAAGGCGCCGACAATGCGGTTGATCGTCTCGGGGGCGTCAAGGGTGTGCAGGGTAGACAGCACCAGATGCCCCGTCTCGGCGGCGGTCAGGGCGGTTTCGATGGTCTCGTAGTCGCGCATTTCGCCGACCAGGATGACGTCGGGATCCTGGCGCAGGGCGCTTTTGAGGGCGACATCGAAGCTCACCGTGTCCAGGCCGATTTCGCGCTGGTTGATGATACTCTTCTTGTCACGGTGCAGGTACTCGATGGGATCCTCAATGGTGATGATGTGCGCCGTCCGGTGGGCATTGATATGGTCGATCATCGAAGCCAGGGTGGTCGACTTGCCCGAGCCGGTGGTGCCAGTGACCAGAACGAGGCCGCGGGGTTCCATCGCCAGCTTTTTGAGTACCGGCGGCAGCTGAAGTTCGTCCATATCCTTGACGTCGTAGGGAATGGAACGAAGAACCATGGAGACAGAACCGCGCTGGGCAAAGACATTGACGCGGAAGCGCCCCAATCCCGGTACGCCGTAGGATAGGTCGAGCTCGTGCATCTCTTCGAAGTGGGCGCGCTGGCGCTCGTTCATGATCTCCAGCGCCATCTTCCTGGTGGTCTCCGGCTCGATACGGGCCACCTTCGGATGCGGACGCAGACTGCCGTCGATGCGGTAGATAGGAGGCAGCCCCGCCTTGATGTGAATGTCGGAGGCTCTGGCCTTCATGGCCACGGCCAGGATTTCGTTCAGTTCCATACCTTAAGCCTTTTCTACAGCCGCTTCCGTCTTTTTCAGGCCGTAATGGGTGAGGATCTTCTCTTCGATCTCAGCCGCCGTCTCCGGGTGATCCTTGAGGAACTGCTTGGCGTTCTCGCGTCCCTGGCCGATGCGCTCATCGCCGTAGGAGAACCAGGCGCCGCTCTTGTCGATGACGCTGGCCTCGACGCCGAGATCGACGATGTCCCCCTCGCGGGAGATGCCGGCCCCGTACATGATGTCGAATTCGGCTTCCTTGAAGGGTGGCGCCACCTTGTTTTTGACGACCTTGACCCGAGTGCGGTTGCCGATGACGTCCTGTCCCTGTTTCAGGGAGGCTATGCGGCGGATGTCCATGCGCACGGAGGCGTAAAACTTGAGGGCGTTGCCGCCGGTGGTCGTTTCGGGGTTGCCGAACATGACGCCGATCTTCATGCGGATCTGGTTGATGAAGATGACGCAGCAGTTGGACTTGCTGATGGTGCCGGTGAGTTTGCGCAGGGCCTGGGACATAAGGCGGGCCTGCAGGCCCATGTGCGAATCGCCCATCTCGCCTTCGATCTCGGCGCGGGGGACGAGGGCGGCCACCGAGTCGACGACCAGCACGTCGATGGCGCCGCTGCGCACCAGCACTTCGGTGATTTCGAGAGCCTGTTCGCCGGTGTCGGGCTGGGAAACGAGCAGGTCATCGGTCTTGACGCCAAGCTTGCGGGCGTAGTGGATGTCGAGAGCGTGTTCGGCATCGACAAAGGCGGCGATGCCCCCCTTCTTCTGGGCTTCGGCGACAATGTGCAGGGCCAGGGTGGTTTTGCCGGAAGATTCGGGCCCGAAAATCTCGATAATGCGCCCTTTGGGGATGCCGCCGACGCCCAGGGCGATGTCCAGTCCCAGCGCGCCGGTGGAAATGGTCTGCACATCGGGCAGGATGGCGTCCTCACCCAGGCGCATGATGCTGCCCTTGCCGAACTGTTTCTCTATGTGGCTCATGGCCAAATCGATAGCTTGCGCGCGGTTTTTGTCCGCCATGGTTTTCCCTTTCCATCGTTGAAAGTGTTGAGCCGGCCTTTTTCGAGCCGGTGTTGTCAGAGGCGAATGGCTTTCTCAGCCCAGTGTCACGCATTTTCGTGGGATATGCGTGGCACCATCCGGGCCCAGTCGGCTTTCGTACAGGATCAGTCGGTCAATGTTCAGGCTGCCGAGGTCGGTGTTGCGAAAGCGGCTCAGCACTTTCGCGGCGCCGGCAAAAGGGATCCGGCAGCGCCCCAGGGTCAGGTGCGGGGTAAAAGGCCTCTCTTCAGGGGGGAGGCCGATGCCGGACAGGCCGTTTTCCAGTTGAACATAGAGCGAAGCCAGGGGGGCTCCTCCCTGAACTCCTGCCCAGATCACCCGTGGCCGCGTCGTGGACGGAAAGGCACCGATGCCACGGACAGGCGCCGAAAACGGGGCAGTGAAAGACTTAACCGATAGCATAACTTCCCCTATTTTTTCAAGGCATTCTTCGGGAAGATCTCCGAAAAACCGGAGGGTCAGATGCAGATGGTCGGGCCCTGTCCAGCGCACTCCCGGCCAATCCGCCCCCAGGTTCTTCTGCAGATCGGTCAGTGCCTCACGGACTTCCTTATTCAGGGGGATGGCCAGAAAGGCCCTCACCAGGGGCATGACGGTATCACTGTTCATGACAGCCTCTATGCCGGGGCGAGGCCCCCGCTCTCTTCCATCGGCAGCAGCACATGGAAGGCGCTGCCCTTTTCTGTGGTTCCGTCGCTTTCTACCCAGATCATGCCGCCGTGGGCCTCCACCATTCCTTTGACCAGGGTCAGCCCGAGGCCGACTCCCTTGCCGCCGAACCGGGTGGTGGAGGTGAAGTGTTCGGTGATATCCCCCACCTCGTAGAACTTGTCGAAGACCTGGACATGTTCCTCCGGAGCGATGCCGACACCGCTATCTTCAACGCAGACGCGAATCATCGGCTTCTGGCCGGCCCGGTCAAAGAAGGAGGATGAAAACTTTCGCAGCTCCTGCTCCCGACAGCGGAGTTCTTCGTGAGAGATGGGCCCAGCGCTGATCCGCACCCAGCCCCCTTCCGGGGTGAACTTGACGGCATTTTCCACCAGACGCTGGAACGCCTTTTTCAGATGATGGCTGTCGCCGCAGACACAGGCCATATCCGGCAGTTCAGCCACCTGGTAGCACAGTTTCCGCGCGGCCATGACCGGGGCGAAGGTCGAGCCGACCTCCTGAAGCAGGGTCGGCAGATGTACCGCCTCCCTGGCCAGATAAATGTCTTGGGATTCGATGCGCGCGACTTCCAGCAGATCTTCGACGATGCTCGTCAATCGTCTGGCGCCCTGGTGAATGATGTTGAGAATCTGTTCACCCTGTTGGTCGACGCAGCGTTGCAGGCGTCCTTCAAGCATTTCCGCCCCGGAAAGAACGCAGGTCAGGGGAGTGCGCAGTTCGTGGGAAGCCAGGGCGAGGAAGTTGCTCTTCATGCGATCGATTCGCGCCAGGGTGCGGTTCGACTCCTCCACCCGGCTCAGGTGCTCCCGCAGCGTCTGACGGGAGCGTTCCAGTTCACGGCTGCTGGCTTCGGTCAGGCGGACCTGCCAGCGCAGGGCATCCAGCAGGCCGGCTCCTTCGACGGCCGTGCCCAGGTGGCGACCGATAGTCATCAGCAGCTGTACCTGGTCGCGGCTGAAGACGCGCTTGGAGCGTGTAAAAACAAAGAGAATGCCCAGCGTCCTGTCCTGGGCGGTCAGGGGGATGGCCTGAAAGCCATGCCAGCCGGCCTCCCGCACCGCCGGCGAGGCCAGCCGGCAGTCTTTCTGCAGGTTGGCCGAGGCGCGGGGATGGCCGCTGATGGCTACCCTCCCGGCCAGCCCTTCTCCCGGCGAGAGGGCGCGAAGTTCGGCGAGGACAGTATCTTCGATGCCCTGGTGAACGCGCAGGTCCATGTCCGTCCGCTCATGGCGGAGCAGATAGA
Protein-coding regions in this window:
- a CDS encoding response regulator is translated as MDSGKSHSFHPGTAGRGILVVDDERVIRDMCAMVLDGYQVFMAADGLEALDILEREKVDVILTDVMMPNMNGLDLLEAIKKKDPNKAVVVMTGYSEKNIILRALKANADDFISKPINMLQLKTTLDNVLEKKALKEELLHLKRMDRLKSDFLGLVSHKLKTPATAISLFIQNLAHGSLDKSDPGFSDTLTLILEESEYLATLIQDLLTYSDVILQDGPPTLTRCNLKDLALGVFHQLKYASQRKGIALSEHIEGDFPDMELDRERLIFAIRALLDNAIKFTATGGAITLSGQAGPDQLVLKIVDNGEGISRENLPKIFEKFYQVDPSHAGQIRGFGLGLHYAREFVQAHQGTIQIESRPGIGTTATLTFPR
- the thpR gene encoding RNA 2',3'-cyclic phosphodiesterase; translation: MNSDTVMPLVRAFLAIPLNKEVREALTDLQKNLGADWPGVRWTGPDHLHLTLRFFGDLPEECLEKIGEVMLSVKSFTAPFSAPVRGIGAFPSTTRPRVIWAGVQGGAPLASLYVQLENGLSGIGLPPEERPFTPHLTLGRCRIPFAGAAKVLSRFRNTDLGSLNIDRLILYESRLGPDGATHIPRKCVTLG
- a CDS encoding cupin domain-containing protein codes for the protein MQGTIVQTREQASYPHPKHDGFTLRDVVTAALNPALSVHRGEIAPGGEIFPHTHDGQTETFYILSGEALCTMGEKKTVVGAGSCCVAPSGVAHGLKNNGSEPVELLALFTPPLK
- the recA gene encoding recombinase RecA, with amino-acid sequence MADKNRAQAIDLAMSHIEKQFGKGSIMRLGEDAILPDVQTISTGALGLDIALGVGGIPKGRIIEIFGPESSGKTTLALHIVAEAQKKGGIAAFVDAEHALDIHYARKLGVKTDDLLVSQPDTGEQALEITEVLVRSGAIDVLVVDSVAALVPRAEIEGEMGDSHMGLQARLMSQALRKLTGTISKSNCCVIFINQIRMKIGVMFGNPETTTGGNALKFYASVRMDIRRIASLKQGQDVIGNRTRVKVVKNKVAPPFKEAEFDIMYGAGISREGDIVDLGVEASVIDKSGAWFSYGDERIGQGRENAKQFLKDHPETAAEIEEKILTHYGLKKTEAAVEKA
- a CDS encoding regulatory protein RecX; the protein is MSGSEAMAAALRLLALRGRSEEELRGKLRRKEFSEQDIAACLERCRQLGYLDDERFAEERARLLLSQGRATGKRLLLELQRLGIEEGLARQALETARTEHDEMGLLTDLLDRRFPQFDYQSADDRQRRRVIHYFMRRGFTFTDVMAAVQKKG
- a CDS encoding type IV pilus twitching motility protein PilT, whose product is MELNEILAVAMKARASDIHIKAGLPPIYRIDGSLRPHPKVARIEPETTRKMALEIMNERQRAHFEEMHELDLSYGVPGLGRFRVNVFAQRGSVSMVLRSIPYDVKDMDELQLPPVLKKLAMEPRGLVLVTGTTGSGKSTTLASMIDHINAHRTAHIITIEDPIEYLHRDKKSIINQREIGLDTVSFDVALKSALRQDPDVILVGEMRDYETIETALTAAETGHLVLSTLHTLDAPETINRIVGAFPPYQQRQIRLQLAAILKGVVSQRLVPRADGKGRVPAVEVMVSTARVRELIDDKEKTKLLRDTIQQGYVSYGMQTFDQSLMGLLQRKLITYDEALRQSSNPDDFKLKLSGISSTSDLTWDAFEKGGGEKSAEGSGDSIEIERF
- the alaS gene encoding alanine--tRNA ligase codes for the protein MTGNDIRARFLKFFEDRGHTVVSSSSLVPHNDPTLLFTNAGMNQFKDLFLGREKRPYVRAASSQKCVRAGGKHNDLENVGRTARHHTFFEMLGNFSFGDYFKKEAIAFAWEFLTVDLKLDKSRLYVTVFTDDDEAADIWHEQEGVPRERIYRFGEKDNFWSMGDTGPCGPCSEIFWDNGPEVGCGSPDCAVGCDCDRYMEIWNNVFMQFDRSADGTLTPLPKPSVDTGMGLERITTVMQGVKSNYDTDLLRTLIAYVEDLAGKRYGAVTSDDVSMRVIADHSRATAFLIADGVLPSNEGRGYVLRRIMRRAMRHAKMLGFQEPMLYRTAQRVMEQMQGAYPELAERRDYVAKVVLNEEERFMQTLDNGLRILNEAVEKLKKQGATVLPGDVVFQLYDTFGFPVDLTADIVEAEHFTLDEAGFEACMEKQRQKAREHWKGSGEEAIAAIYRQLVEEGMRCEFTGYGALTDYGTILAILKDGQRLEEAREGEEVEIITSVTPFYGESGGQVGDRGEISTGLGHGQILDARKPIAELTVHQVRVLSGTLRQGDAADLKVDGDIRQATALNHSATHILQAVLVDILGDHIKQAGSLVTPERLRFDFIHFSPLSKDELLRVEREVNRRIRENQKIETREMAHQEAVSAGATALFGEKYGDTVRVVRVGEFSMELCGGTHAQAAGDIGLFKILQESGIAAGVRRIEAVTGPRALEAVQQQEEYLDSLATLVKSNRDQLAKRVQKLLEQQKVLERELESLQGRLQSGQADQLLGQVKEVAGVRLLATRVAAMDGKTLRELADQLRDKLQSGVLALGCDYEGKANLLVAVTKDLSGRLHAGQLIKALAEKVGGKGGGRPDLAQAGGSQPENLEAALNDVEALVAEALK
- a CDS encoding ATP-binding protein, which codes for MGRHSSTTRSTKILTGITAGAVLTALVLLPMSAQSPPARFAAAVLLGLSLLSLLLTTRFLGRLNHHHSTLEQETTHWREQAGQQEKSARIAQKRYRQILDHAGDAIFFIHPERGTLVEVNRQAEKLLGYSAEEIPHLSLSVLFPGSHHRRYVRLVKRVLRNGYGEESNLTFRRQDGSQFVGAVHARLGEMGEDTLVHGVLRDVTEVKRIETELRQKNQDLLLINRIASRAAVSHDLDEMLAIILSEVTQAMAADGGGIYLLRHERTDMDLRVHQGIEDTVLAELRALSPGEGLAGRVAISGHPRASANLQKDCRLASPAVREAGWHGFQAIPLTAQDRTLGILFVFTRSKRVFSRDQVQLLMTIGRHLGTAVEGAGLLDALRWQVRLTEASSRELERSRQTLREHLSRVEESNRTLARIDRMKSNFLALASHELRTPLTCVLSGAEMLEGRLQRCVDQQGEQILNIIHQGARRLTSIVEDLLEVARIESQDIYLAREAVHLPTLLQEVGSTFAPVMAARKLCYQVAELPDMACVCGDSHHLKKAFQRLVENAVKFTPEGGWVRISAGPISHEELRCREQELRKFSSSFFDRAGQKPMIRVCVEDSGVGIAPEEHVQVFDKFYEVGDITEHFTSTTRFGGKGVGLGLTLVKGMVEAHGGMIWVESDGTTEKGSAFHVLLPMEESGGLAPA